The uncultured Desulfuromonas sp. genome has a segment encoding these proteins:
- a CDS encoding XrtA-associated tyrosine autokinase: protein MSRIDNAIEKATKQRRAAAPRTEESSVEIPAEEAQTIPEVKSEHITAVPDAPLELNNPFLVTAHDDTGPASEQYRKLKSSLVKLSQLDRFDKSLMVTSATGGEGKTLTSLNLAISLAQEFDHTVLLVEADIRCPSVMKYLGLEASIGLTDCVLDGIDVGEALVKTGIGKLTILPAGRSVPNPVELFSSNRMQELLSEIKNRYPDRYVIVDTTPILPFAEPQYIANAVGGVLFVVREGYTSTDKMNKGLAMLKNHNLLGVVCNAVRQTHDNRYGYYGYYGYK, encoded by the coding sequence ATGAGTCGGATTGATAACGCCATAGAAAAAGCAACAAAACAGCGCCGGGCCGCAGCGCCGAGAACAGAAGAGAGCTCTGTAGAGATTCCTGCTGAAGAGGCTCAAACGATTCCAGAGGTTAAAAGTGAACACATCACTGCGGTGCCGGATGCTCCGCTGGAGCTTAATAATCCTTTTCTCGTCACAGCGCATGATGATACCGGGCCGGCATCCGAGCAATACCGTAAGCTCAAATCATCGCTGGTCAAGTTAAGTCAGTTGGACCGTTTTGATAAGTCACTCATGGTGACCAGTGCCACTGGGGGGGAAGGGAAAACCCTGACGTCTTTGAATCTGGCAATTTCCCTGGCGCAAGAATTTGACCATACCGTGTTGCTGGTTGAGGCGGACATTCGCTGTCCTTCGGTGATGAAATACCTGGGGCTGGAAGCGTCTATCGGTTTAACGGATTGTGTTCTTGACGGAATCGATGTTGGCGAGGCTTTGGTCAAAACCGGTATTGGCAAGCTGACGATTCTTCCCGCCGGCCGTAGTGTGCCCAATCCGGTTGAGTTGTTCTCCTCGAATCGGATGCAGGAGTTGTTGTCTGAGATCAAAAATCGTTATCCGGACCGTTATGTGATTGTCGATACCACACCGATTCTTCCTTTTGCGGAGCCGCAATATATTGCCAATGCCGTTGGTGGTGTGTTGTTCGTTGTCCGTGAGGGCTATACCTCAACGGATAAAATGAACAAGGGCCTCGCCATGCTCAAAAACCATAATCTGCTCGGCGTCGTCTGCAATGCCGTCCGTCAAACCCATGACAATCGTTACGGCTATTACGGTTATTACGGCTATAAATAA